One window from the genome of Candidatus Leptovillus gracilis encodes:
- a CDS encoding glycosyltransferase family 39 protein, with the protein MKRQDDPENKKLEAVYRDGTIHPLEPLALPEETPLWVTVDLRVDTAIPANTAPPQLHTAVTWLGQLLRQPAWILFALSLLVYAFTRFWRIADYPIYFFSDEAIQSLSASDLINNGFRDADGQLLPAYFKNFQVYNLSLSVYLQLLPVTLFGLSVTATRAVSALISLLGVTAVALTLKQIFQTRYWWTAVLLLAAMPAWFLHSRTAFETVLMVSFYALFLYFYLLYRYRHPAYIYAAMFFAAASFYAYSNGQAIIALLVLLLALSDGRYHWQQARDMIARRRWVTAVSLIAFALLLLAPYLRFRLTYPTDLAYHLRSLNSYWFQQDLTLGQKMGLFAQRYVYGLSPGYWFWPNTHDLERHRMLGYFGHLRPETLPLLLIGLVICLRQWRASSHRAVLLALLAVPVGAANVDIAITRVLALVAPAAILMALGLDWLLTRFKAKWQPALALATFLTLSWVSVGLLADALNRGPLWFPNYGMFGMQYGATQLFDIIPEILAENPQTIVLLTPTWANGTDLFPRFFLPPEQLFRVQTLNVDGFILNKQGLTDDMLFIMTPEEYGRAQQSGKFKEIAIEREFSYPDGSPGFYFARLAYVADVDAIFAAERAERQKPVEDMVLINGQMVAARHSRLDSGSLPSMFDNDTFTLGRVMEANPAFVELTFPQPWALRGLAGDFGTMDFALTVTLYADDTAVPVVYRQEYRGLEADPHIELPFPQGPPQVVRMHIEVQDLNGGETTKIHIRELTPLLATEGG; encoded by the coding sequence ATGAAACGACAGGACGATCCGGAAAACAAGAAACTGGAAGCTGTTTACCGGGATGGAACCATTCATCCGCTGGAACCACTCGCCCTGCCGGAGGAGACGCCGTTGTGGGTGACGGTGGATTTGCGCGTGGATACGGCCATTCCCGCCAACACAGCACCGCCGCAGTTGCATACGGCCGTTACCTGGTTGGGCCAACTACTGCGCCAGCCGGCATGGATTCTCTTCGCGCTCTCCCTCCTTGTCTACGCTTTCACCCGCTTCTGGCGCATCGCCGACTACCCCATCTACTTTTTTTCTGATGAAGCCATCCAATCCCTCAGCGCCAGCGACCTGATCAACAATGGGTTTCGTGATGCCGATGGGCAGCTGCTGCCCGCTTATTTCAAGAATTTTCAGGTCTACAACCTCAGCCTGTCCGTTTATCTGCAACTGCTGCCAGTGACTTTGTTTGGCCTGTCGGTGACGGCGACGCGGGCTGTTTCCGCGCTAATCAGCCTGTTGGGCGTAACGGCCGTTGCCCTGACGCTCAAACAGATATTCCAGACGCGCTATTGGTGGACGGCCGTTTTGCTGTTGGCCGCCATGCCCGCCTGGTTCCTGCACAGCCGCACCGCCTTCGAGACCGTGCTGATGGTCTCGTTTTACGCCCTGTTTCTCTACTTTTACCTGCTCTATCGTTATCGTCATCCCGCCTATATCTACGCCGCCATGTTCTTTGCCGCCGCTTCGTTTTACGCCTACAGCAATGGGCAGGCAATCATCGCCCTGCTGGTCTTGCTGCTGGCGCTGTCTGATGGGCGCTATCATTGGCAGCAGGCGCGGGATATGATTGCCCGACGGCGGTGGGTGACGGCCGTTAGCCTCATCGCCTTCGCCCTCTTGTTGCTGGCCCCCTACCTCCGTTTTCGCCTCACCTATCCCACCGACCTGGCCTATCACCTGCGCTCGCTAAACTCTTACTGGTTCCAGCAAGACCTGACTCTGGGGCAAAAAATGGGCCTGTTTGCCCAACGTTATGTCTACGGATTAAGTCCTGGCTATTGGTTCTGGCCCAACACCCATGATCTGGAACGCCATCGCATGTTGGGCTACTTCGGCCACTTGCGCCCGGAAACGCTGCCCCTGCTCTTGATTGGCCTGGTCATTTGCCTGAGGCAGTGGCGCGCTTCAAGCCACCGGGCAGTGCTGCTGGCGCTGCTCGCCGTGCCGGTCGGGGCTGCCAATGTAGACATCGCCATTACCCGCGTGCTGGCGCTGGTGGCCCCAGCCGCCATCCTGATGGCCCTGGGGCTGGACTGGCTGTTGACCCGGTTCAAGGCAAAATGGCAGCCGGCGCTGGCGCTGGCCACATTCCTCACCTTGTCTTGGGTGAGCGTTGGCCTGTTGGCGGACGCCTTAAACCGGGGACCGTTGTGGTTTCCTAACTATGGCATGTTTGGGATGCAGTACGGCGCGACGCAGCTATTTGACATCATTCCCGAAATCCTGGCCGAGAACCCACAAACCATCGTCCTCTTAACCCCCACCTGGGCTAACGGGACCGATTTGTTCCCCCGTTTTTTTCTGCCGCCAGAACAGTTGTTCCGCGTGCAGACCCTCAACGTGGATGGTTTTATCCTGAACAAACAGGGTCTAACCGACGACATGTTGTTTATCATGACGCCAGAGGAGTATGGCCGGGCGCAGCAGAGCGGTAAATTTAAGGAGATCGCCATTGAGCGGGAGTTTTCTTACCCGGATGGCAGCCCTGGCTTTTATTTTGCCCGGCTGGCATATGTGGCTGACGTGGACGCGATTTTTGCCGCTGAACGCGCCGAACGGCAGAAGCCGGTCGAGGACATGGTGCTGATCAACGGGCAGATGGTGGCGGCGCGCCATTCGCGGCTGGATTCTGGCAGCTTGCCCAGCATGTTCGACAACGACACCTTCACTCTGGGGCGGGTGATGGAGGCCAATCCGGCGTTTGTGGAACTGACGTTTCCGCAGCCGTGGGCGCTGCGCGGGCTGGCCGGCGATTTTGGCACAATGGATTTTGCCCTGACGGTGACGCTGTATGCCGATGACACGGCCGTTCCGGTGGTCTATCGCCAGGAATATCGCGGTCTGGAAGCCGACCCGCACATTGAACTGCCGTTCCCCCAGGGACCGCCGCAGGTGGTGCGGATGCACATCGAGGTGCAGGATTTAAATGGCGGCGAGACGACCAAAATCCACATCCGCGAGTTAACGCCGCTGCTGGCGACGGAAGGTGGTTGA
- a CDS encoding glucose-1-phosphate thymidylyltransferase, translating to MLAPTDFFDLKDAFVTSFFADCEYVWQALPLIETHVARLTGDGQTILGEVMPGAYLSDRPIYIAEGARIEPGAYVHGPAYIGPGAVVRHGAFVRENVILLAGAILGHASEAKNSLFLPHAAAPHFSYVGDSILGQHVNLGAGTKLSNLGILSEKDAATGKRPSIKLLIENVEYDTGLSKLGAILGDGAQTGCNSVLNPGCLVGRNTLVYANVSLRKGYHPPDSIIKLRQTVRRIDKIMS from the coding sequence ATGTTAGCCCCGACGGATTTTTTTGACCTGAAAGATGCGTTTGTGACGTCTTTTTTTGCTGATTGCGAGTATGTTTGGCAGGCGCTCCCCCTCATCGAAACCCATGTGGCCCGGTTGACAGGGGATGGGCAGACGATTTTGGGTGAGGTGATGCCAGGGGCGTATCTCAGTGACCGGCCCATTTACATTGCCGAAGGCGCGCGCATTGAGCCAGGCGCCTATGTGCATGGTCCGGCCTATATTGGGCCGGGGGCGGTGGTGCGGCACGGCGCGTTTGTGCGCGAGAATGTCATTTTGCTGGCCGGGGCGATTTTAGGCCACGCCAGCGAAGCGAAAAACAGCCTCTTTTTGCCCCATGCGGCCGCGCCCCATTTCAGCTATGTCGGCGATTCCATTTTGGGGCAGCACGTGAACCTGGGCGCCGGCACGAAACTGAGCAATTTGGGCATTCTCAGCGAGAAGGACGCGGCTACCGGTAAACGGCCGTCCATCAAATTGTTGATTGAAAACGTGGAATACGACACAGGGCTGAGCAAATTAGGGGCCATTCTGGGCGATGGGGCGCAGACGGGCTGCAATTCGGTGTTGAATCCTGGCTGTCTGGTGGGGCGCAATACGCTGGTTTATGCCAATGTCAGTTTGCGCAAAGGCTACCACCCGCCGGACAGCATCATCAAGCTGCGCCAGACCGTGCGCCGCATTGACAAAATTATGTCATAA
- a CDS encoding tetratricopeptide repeat protein, which yields MSEQRTSTDAFQREINNIETTIVALEAQRVALGDLVVDTALGLLRERLATLVQPDQAPDERKRVTVLFADMSGYTALSENLDPEDVAAIMNQLFEAVTAEIHRFGGTIDKYSGDAVMALFGAPQALENHEEMAARAALAMQTVITNFSAALEQERGFSLRMRIGLNTGEVLAGLVGGLKARSYTVMGDTVNLASRLEHAAPASRILISAATARRIRAIFDFEPPQQIRVKGKTEPITVYLVVGEKAERGRVRGLAGLYAPMVGREAEFAALQTTFAAVLADRVWRATAVVGEAGIGKSRIRREFVAWMAETQPQTRILSGTGYPHTRTTPYSLLAEVMRSLFTVGRDVGVDTAVTQLSSHLHNLQPTLDDTEFRYQLGSLAGVLGLPLVGSPLQELDPEQRRDRTFLSLERILLATAAAAPLLLILDDLHWADVLSLAFLERFLNLIARQVFNDQAAMLLILSRPAEDPLSAMGQLLQELAQPPHRRLQLTALDESQSAALIAGLLDQSLPADLSALITHHAQGNPFFVEEMIRSFVEDGTLQEGATGRWRASRAVSDVRVPGSVQDIIAARLDRLPPQNKRVTQHAAIIGRTFWQQLLAQITQFDSVEPTLLLLETRQLADRLSESQIAEDWEWVFRHILIQEVAYATVPKQTRRHIHRQVAAALEAQLDEHTDFLLPLIAYHFEEGDTPDKAIVYLSRAGEQAAGQFANEEALGYFNRALGLLDGLAEVEPLTAVQHTHRYHLLRNRAEVYHLTGRRDAQKADLDALQALADSDGRRADVALKFAAYYQAISDFPTAVMQAKTAVTHAEKANNPRQKAEGLNDWAFALLRQGNLEQARDLLQQAHQLAITASDVLNQTVSLLRSGIVYYFQGENLLAREQYENALNRARGLKDLKLQSACLTNLVGVYHALGDISQARIACQDALQIVQTIGDRAKEAAILNNIGAIYYGLGNFGAAKEHHKQALLISETLKDRLGESLAASNLAMVLADLGDYQQASFLSQRALQIDQQIGDRIGQGYSLTSLARALEGLGELTAASQFHQEAIKIRRDLKQDATCIDNLAALAAIAVRQNDLSGAQHYVDAILIWIEANGTDGIEYLWKTYLICITVLETVGAHERANILLNQTYHSLIEQAQKISDPDIRHAFLHNVLAQRQIIAQFEQKKAR from the coding sequence ATGTCTGAGCAGCGAACATCTACCGACGCTTTTCAGCGCGAAATCAATAACATCGAAACGACCATCGTCGCTTTGGAGGCGCAGCGTGTGGCTCTGGGCGATCTGGTGGTAGACACCGCCCTGGGACTGCTGCGCGAACGGCTGGCAACCCTTGTCCAGCCAGATCAAGCTCCTGACGAACGCAAGCGCGTGACCGTGTTGTTTGCCGATATGTCTGGCTATACCGCCCTCAGCGAAAACCTGGACCCAGAAGACGTGGCGGCGATCATGAACCAGTTGTTCGAGGCGGTGACGGCCGAAATCCACCGTTTTGGCGGCACGATAGACAAATACAGCGGTGACGCCGTGATGGCGCTGTTTGGCGCACCGCAAGCGCTGGAAAACCACGAAGAGATGGCCGCGCGCGCCGCCCTGGCGATGCAAACTGTCATCACCAATTTTAGCGCCGCTCTGGAACAGGAGCGCGGTTTTAGCCTGCGGATGCGCATCGGCCTGAACACCGGCGAGGTATTGGCCGGGCTGGTGGGCGGCCTGAAGGCGCGCAGCTATACGGTGATGGGCGATACGGTGAACCTGGCCTCGCGGCTGGAACACGCCGCGCCGGCGAGTCGGATTCTGATCAGCGCGGCGACAGCGCGGCGGATTCGCGCTATTTTTGATTTTGAGCCGCCGCAGCAAATTAGGGTAAAGGGCAAGACAGAGCCGATTACCGTGTATCTGGTGGTAGGCGAGAAGGCGGAACGGGGGCGGGTGCGCGGGCTGGCCGGGCTGTATGCGCCGATGGTGGGGCGCGAGGCAGAGTTTGCCGCGCTGCAAACGACATTTGCGGCGGTGCTGGCCGACCGGGTCTGGCGGGCTACGGCCGTCGTCGGCGAAGCCGGCATTGGCAAGTCCCGTATCCGGCGTGAATTTGTCGCCTGGATGGCCGAAACCCAGCCGCAAACGCGCATCCTCAGCGGCACGGGCTATCCCCATACGCGCACCACACCCTACTCCTTGCTGGCGGAGGTGATGCGTTCGTTGTTTACGGTGGGGCGAGACGTGGGCGTGGATACGGCCGTTACCCAACTCTCCAGCCATCTGCATAACTTGCAGCCCACCCTCGACGACACCGAATTTCGCTACCAGCTGGGTTCGCTGGCCGGCGTCCTCGGCCTGCCGCTTGTCGGCAGCCCACTGCAAGAACTGGACCCCGAACAACGCCGCGACCGCACGTTCCTCTCTCTGGAACGCATCCTCCTGGCGACGGCCGCCGCAGCCCCTCTGCTGCTCATCCTCGATGACCTGCACTGGGCCGACGTTCTGTCGCTGGCCTTCCTGGAACGCTTCTTGAACCTGATCGCCCGCCAGGTGTTCAACGATCAGGCCGCCATGCTGCTCATCCTCAGCCGCCCGGCCGAAGACCCCTTGTCGGCGATGGGGCAGTTATTGCAAGAATTGGCCCAACCGCCCCATCGCCGCCTGCAACTCACCGCCCTGGACGAAAGCCAATCGGCCGCGCTTATCGCTGGTTTGTTGGACCAATCGCTGCCCGCGGATTTGTCGGCGCTGATCACCCACCACGCCCAGGGCAACCCGTTTTTCGTGGAAGAGATGATCCGCTCATTTGTTGAAGATGGCACGCTGCAAGAGGGGGCCACCGGCCGCTGGCGCGCCAGCCGCGCCGTTTCCGACGTGCGCGTGCCCGGCTCGGTACAAGACATCATCGCCGCCCGCCTGGACCGGCTGCCGCCGCAAAACAAGCGCGTTACGCAGCACGCGGCGATCATCGGCCGCACCTTTTGGCAGCAGTTGTTGGCCCAAATCACCCAGTTTGATTCGGTGGAGCCGACGCTGCTGCTGCTGGAAACCCGTCAGTTGGCCGACCGATTGAGCGAATCACAAATTGCTGAGGATTGGGAATGGGTATTCCGCCACATCCTCATCCAGGAAGTGGCTTATGCCACTGTGCCCAAGCAGACGCGACGGCACATCCATCGGCAGGTAGCCGCCGCGCTGGAAGCGCAGTTGGACGAACATACCGACTTTTTGCTGCCGCTGATCGCCTATCATTTTGAGGAAGGGGACACGCCCGATAAGGCGATTGTTTATTTGAGCCGGGCAGGGGAGCAGGCGGCGGGGCAGTTTGCCAATGAGGAGGCGCTTGGTTATTTCAACCGGGCGCTGGGGCTGTTGGACGGATTGGCAGAAGTGGAACCGTTAACGGCCGTACAACATACCCACCGCTACCACCTGCTGCGCAATCGAGCTGAGGTCTACCACCTGACAGGCCGCCGCGACGCGCAAAAAGCAGACCTGGACGCCCTGCAAGCGCTGGCCGATTCGGACGGCCGTCGCGCCGACGTGGCGCTGAAGTTTGCGGCGTACTATCAGGCGATCAGTGATTTTCCAACGGCCGTGATGCAGGCAAAAACGGCCGTAACCCACGCCGAAAAAGCCAACAACCCACGCCAAAAAGCCGAGGGACTTAACGATTGGGCCTTCGCCCTACTGCGCCAGGGGAACCTGGAACAGGCCCGCGACCTGCTGCAACAAGCCCATCAACTCGCCATAACCGCCAGCGATGTTCTGAACCAGACCGTCTCGCTGCTGCGTTCAGGCATTGTCTACTATTTCCAGGGCGAAAATCTGCTGGCCCGTGAACAATATGAAAACGCCCTGAATCGGGCGCGTGGGCTAAAAGATTTAAAGCTGCAATCTGCCTGCCTGACAAACCTGGTCGGCGTTTACCATGCGTTAGGTGATATTTCTCAGGCGCGAATCGCCTGCCAGGATGCCTTGCAAATTGTGCAGACGATTGGCGACCGCGCCAAAGAAGCAGCCATTTTGAACAATATCGGCGCTATTTACTACGGATTGGGCAATTTTGGCGCTGCTAAAGAACATCACAAACAAGCCTTGCTCATTTCTGAAACCTTAAAAGATCGCCTCGGAGAATCTTTGGCTGCCAGTAATTTGGCGATGGTGCTTGCCGATTTGGGTGACTACCAACAAGCGAGCTTCTTGTCGCAAAGAGCCTTGCAAATTGACCAGCAGATTGGCGACCGCATCGGACAAGGTTACAGCCTCACGTCTCTGGCGAGGGCATTGGAAGGATTGGGCGAATTAACGGCAGCCAGTCAGTTTCATCAGGAAGCCATCAAAATCCGACGGGATTTAAAACAAGATGCCACCTGCATAGATAATCTGGCTGCTTTGGCGGCCATTGCCGTGCGTCAGAATGATTTATCCGGTGCGCAACACTATGTAGATGCCATTTTGATCTGGATTGAAGCCAACGGAACCGACGGCATTGAATACCTCTGGAAAACCTACCTCATTTGTATCACCGTTCTGGAAACGGTGGGCGCGCATGAACGTGCCAACATATTACTTAACCAGACATATCATTCCCTCATCGAGCAAGCCCAAAAGATCAGTGACCCCGATATACGTCATGCCTTTCTCCACAACGTTTTAGCCCAACGTCAAATCATCGCCCAATTCGAACAAAAAAAGGCGAGGTAG
- a CDS encoding FG-GAP repeat protein yields the protein MKLSGRLGAVGLLAGLFCLLVMTGWQNAAGLFVPLPAPPVVANSAANPDGLLVVDAFVLTPHADWTSFIPQDANYGFSLNTAGDVNGDGFADVIIGANWFDGGEVDEGAVFVFSGGPDGLQLPFSWRVESNNENEELGIAVAAAGDVNGDGFADVIIGANSPLPNVGGKAYLFLGSLTGLSLTPDWVVAGEQLDDLFGTAVAAAGDVNGDGYDDVIVGAPNYRSGAVPLGRAYVYYGGPDGLSPSPDWIAESDLPLARFGVAVGTAGDVNGDGYDDVVIGASEYAPDGETGMAAVFLGSVSGLPAGLPVATPADAISVVYGSYTIGSQFGFSAGAAGDVNDDGFADVIVGAPGYGDQLVVYGAAFLYYGTELGLDFSPTFLSEYRPDSMFGRVVGMAGDVNNDGYDDVIIGAPGYEVALRDGPDRGPTAVGGGGAFVYLGSSAGVDSAPVWSGGSLVVDARYGTAAATAGDVNGDGFADLLVGAPLLPNPAGFTGQAFAYYGSGLIPSLTAVNSSPTAVGQPTFFQALAPAAGFLQYEWAFGDGGTAVGQNVTHDYNVPGAYTAVVTATSLTHILTATTPVTITVDAAITPGDGGELIFTNPQTGLGLRVNVPPGAVAELIKLAYTPLAMIPQPSPTNTIRYYFDLDAVAPERLYLPLVVKDAGDGGTAVLPTNLPFSPAASYPFLLPVSVTIFYNETTLPPGTDENAMQLQFWDKASQTWIDAATTCIPTSTYTYNPAENWFRVDICHLTRFAVVGG from the coding sequence ATGAAGTTATCTGGTAGATTAGGCGCTGTAGGCTTGTTGGCTGGCTTGTTTTGTTTGCTGGTTATGACGGGTTGGCAAAACGCAGCAGGATTGTTTGTGCCATTGCCCGCACCGCCTGTTGTTGCCAATTCTGCGGCTAATCCTGATGGTCTGCTGGTGGTAGACGCCTTTGTCCTGACGCCCCATGCCGATTGGACCTCTTTTATCCCCCAAGATGCCAATTATGGTTTTTCGCTGAACACGGCCGGCGACGTGAATGGCGACGGTTTCGCGGACGTGATTATTGGGGCAAACTGGTTTGATGGGGGTGAGGTGGATGAAGGGGCCGTGTTTGTCTTTAGCGGCGGACCAGACGGCTTGCAGCTGCCGTTTAGTTGGCGGGTGGAGAGCAACAATGAGAACGAGGAACTCGGCATTGCCGTCGCCGCGGCTGGCGATGTGAATGGCGATGGCTTTGCTGATGTGATTATTGGGGCAAATTCGCCGCTGCCAAACGTGGGAGGGAAGGCTTATCTCTTTTTGGGTTCGCTCACCGGTTTGTCGCTTACGCCGGATTGGGTGGTGGCTGGCGAACAGCTGGATGATCTATTTGGCACGGCCGTTGCCGCGGCCGGCGACGTGAATGGCGATGGTTACGATGACGTGATCGTGGGTGCGCCCAATTACCGGAGTGGGGCGGTTCCGTTAGGGCGCGCCTATGTTTATTATGGTGGACCTGATGGCCTGTCACCGTCGCCCGATTGGATCGCCGAGAGTGACCTGCCGTTGGCCCGGTTTGGCGTTGCGGTGGGCACGGCCGGCGACGTAAATGGGGATGGGTATGACGACGTGGTCATCGGCGCCAGTGAATATGCGCCGGATGGCGAGACGGGTATGGCCGCTGTTTTTCTGGGCAGCGTCAGCGGTTTACCGGCCGGTCTGCCGGTGGCTACGCCGGCTGATGCCATTAGCGTTGTGTATGGCAGCTATACGATAGGCAGCCAGTTTGGCTTCTCTGCCGGCGCTGCCGGGGATGTCAATGACGATGGTTTTGCCGATGTGATTGTCGGCGCGCCGGGTTATGGCGACCAGCTTGTCGTATATGGCGCGGCTTTTCTCTATTACGGTACTGAACTGGGATTGGATTTTTCGCCTACGTTTCTGAGCGAATATCGGCCTGATTCGATGTTTGGGCGCGTGGTGGGCATGGCCGGCGACGTGAATAATGATGGCTACGACGATGTGATTATCGGCGCGCCGGGCTATGAAGTGGCCTTGCGTGATGGCCCGGATAGAGGGCCAACGGCCGTTGGCGGTGGTGGCGCGTTTGTCTATTTGGGTTCCTCCGCCGGTGTGGACAGCGCGCCTGTCTGGTCGGGTGGCAGTCTGGTCGTGGATGCCCGGTATGGCACGGCGGCCGCCACCGCCGGCGACGTGAACGGTGATGGCTTTGCCGATCTGCTGGTCGGCGCGCCCCTGCTGCCCAACCCTGCCGGTTTTACGGGGCAGGCGTTCGCTTATTATGGTTCAGGTCTTATTCCGTCGCTGACGGCCGTCAACAGCAGCCCCACCGCCGTCGGCCAGCCGACCTTTTTCCAGGCATTGGCCCCAGCGGCCGGGTTTTTGCAGTACGAGTGGGCCTTTGGTGATGGCGGTACGGCCGTTGGGCAGAATGTGACGCATGATTACAACGTGCCAGGAGCGTATACGGCCGTAGTCACCGCCACCAGCCTGACACACATACTCACCGCCACCACACCGGTCACAATTACCGTAGACGCCGCTATCACGCCGGGTGACGGTGGGGAACTGATCTTCACGAATCCGCAGACCGGCCTGGGACTGCGCGTCAATGTGCCGCCAGGCGCGGTGGCGGAGTTGATTAAACTCGCCTACACCCCGCTGGCGATGATTCCCCAGCCTTCGCCCACCAACACGATTCGCTATTACTTTGACCTGGACGCCGTCGCGCCGGAACGGCTGTATTTGCCGCTGGTGGTGAAGGATGCGGGTGATGGGGGAACGGCCGTGCTCCCCACCAATCTTCCCTTTAGTCCGGCCGCCAGCTATCCCTTTTTACTGCCGGTCAGCGTCACCATCTTTTACAACGAAACCACGCTGCCGCCGGGAACCGATGAAAATGCCATGCAGCTTCAGTTCTGGGACAAGGCCAGCCAGACCTGGATAGACGCGGCCACCACCTGCATCCCTACCTCTACCTACACCTACAACCCGGCCGAAAACTGGTTCCGCGTAGACATCTGCCACCTCACCCGGTTTGCGGTTGTTGGCGGTTGA
- a CDS encoding stage V sporulation protein S, with product MNVIKVSARSRTAAVAGAIAGVMREVNRAEVQAIGAGAVNQALKAIVIAKGYLAEEGVEIVCVPSFVEVSIDEQERTAIRIVVEPRS from the coding sequence ATGAATGTAATCAAAGTTTCTGCTCGTTCCCGAACGGCTGCGGTAGCGGGAGCTATCGCCGGTGTGATGCGCGAAGTAAACCGGGCAGAAGTACAGGCTATTGGGGCTGGCGCCGTCAATCAGGCGCTTAAGGCAATTGTTATTGCCAAAGGGTATCTGGCAGAGGAAGGTGTGGAAATTGTCTGTGTGCCATCATTTGTAGAGGTGAGCATTGATGAACAGGAGCGCACAGCGATCCGTATCGTTGTTGAACCGCGCAGTTAA
- the dnaA gene encoding chromosomal replication initiator protein DnaA, with the protein MSPEIAWKAALGELELQMTKATFNTWLKDARLLACENDEYVIGVRNDYAKDWLENRLQDTILRTLSAILNQPVSVRFVVWSDEIIAPPPPVMNGSSPVNGAKPLRRPSPAYQSEDSISLALNQRFTFASFVVGTSNRLAHAAALSVSENPGQTYNPLFIYGGVGLGKTHLLHAIGHKCISDGLSICYISSETFTNDLVQSIRNKQMAQFRERYRTPDVLLIDDIQFIAGKESTQEELFHTFNDLHSQGKQVVLSSDRPPKAMATLEERLQSRFEWGLMADIQLPDTETRKAILQAKAEDHGVAVPNHVIDLIAHHVRNNIRELEGALNKVIAYAQLSGTGTVDRELVNMALADLVRRPEKVTMAQVIEAVCAYYNVTPEALGSTSRSRTIAFPRQMVMYLARTETDSSLPQIGARLGNRDHTTILYGYEKIATLLDVDATARRDMLEIKAALYEANGRQVSPASDKVFG; encoded by the coding sequence ATGTCTCCAGAAATTGCGTGGAAAGCTGCTCTGGGCGAGTTAGAGTTACAAATGACCAAAGCAACCTTCAACACATGGTTGAAGGATGCGCGGCTCCTCGCCTGCGAAAACGACGAATATGTTATTGGCGTCCGTAATGATTATGCCAAAGATTGGTTGGAAAACCGTCTGCAAGACACCATCTTACGCACGCTATCCGCGATTCTCAATCAACCGGTGAGTGTCCGGTTTGTTGTTTGGTCTGATGAGATCATTGCGCCCCCCCCGCCGGTTATGAATGGCAGCAGTCCCGTGAATGGGGCTAAACCGCTACGCCGTCCGTCCCCTGCCTATCAAAGTGAAGATTCCATCAGCCTGGCGCTCAATCAGAGGTTTACATTTGCCTCGTTTGTTGTGGGAACGAGCAATCGGCTGGCTCATGCGGCCGCTTTGTCTGTGTCTGAAAATCCGGGGCAGACGTATAACCCGCTCTTTATTTATGGCGGCGTGGGCCTGGGCAAAACGCATTTGCTTCATGCTATCGGGCATAAATGTATTAGCGATGGTTTGTCCATTTGTTACATTTCTTCCGAGACATTTACGAATGATCTGGTGCAGTCCATTCGCAACAAACAAATGGCCCAGTTCCGCGAACGTTACCGCACCCCAGACGTGCTGTTGATTGACGACATCCAGTTTATTGCCGGTAAAGAGAGTACGCAGGAAGAGTTGTTCCATACATTTAATGATTTGCATAGTCAGGGCAAGCAAGTTGTCCTGTCCAGCGACCGTCCGCCAAAGGCGATGGCGACTTTGGAAGAACGGCTGCAATCTCGCTTTGAGTGGGGATTGATGGCGGATATTCAACTGCCTGACACAGAGACGCGCAAAGCTATTTTGCAGGCCAAAGCCGAAGATCACGGGGTGGCGGTTCCGAATCATGTTATTGATCTCATTGCCCATCATGTGCGCAACAACATCCGCGAGCTTGAAGGCGCGCTGAACAAAGTGATCGCGTATGCGCAGCTTTCGGGCACGGGGACGGTGGATAGGGAATTGGTGAACATGGCTTTGGCTGATTTGGTACGCCGGCCGGAAAAGGTGACGATGGCGCAAGTGATAGAAGCGGTGTGCGCGTATTATAATGTCACGCCAGAGGCGTTGGGCAGCACCAGCCGCAGCCGCACCATCGCCTTCCCGCGCCAGATGGTGATGTATCTGGCGCGCACAGAGACGGACAGTTCGCTGCCGCAAATTGGCGCGCGCCTGGGCAACCGGGACCATACGACGATTTTGTATGGGTATGAAAAAATTGCGACGTTGTTAGACGTAGATGCGACAGCGCGGCGAGATATGCTAGAAATCAAAGCCGCGCTTTATGAGGCCAACGGCCGTCAGGTATCGCCAGCCTCGGACAAAGTGTTCGGGTGA